A portion of the Cryptomeria japonica chromosome 5, Sugi_1.0, whole genome shotgun sequence genome contains these proteins:
- the LOC131876053 gene encoding uncharacterized protein LOC131876053, with protein sequence MSSSLMGKFMGPRPNIEVVRAYVKRKWALKGNVEILALPKGLLTFSFSCEEDKIKILYGRTWLVGKTALVLQKWHLNLNMSESLLVQVPVWVKLPGLPLEYWVESIFSGIASSFGELLSIDPITASRRSLTNARFCVGIAHDADMPEQIDIVSKLGT encoded by the coding sequence ATGTCGAGCTCTCTGATGGGTAAATTTATGGGACCACGCCCAAACATTGAGGTTGTTAGGGCCTATGTTAAAcggaaatgggctttgaaaggcaatgttgaaattttggctcTGCCCAAAGGTCTTCTCACcttttctttttcatgtgaagaagacaaAATAAAGATCCTCTATGGTCGCACTTGGTTGGTTGGAAAGACAGCTTTGGTCCTCCAGAAATGGCACTTGAATCTAAATATGAGTGAATCTCTTCTGGTGCAAGTCCCAGTTTGGGTTAAGCTACCAGGTCTACCTCTTGAATACTGGGTAGAAAGTATTTTCTCAGGTATAGCAAGCTCTTTTGGTGAGCTCCTTTCAATTGATCCTATCACAGCCTCAAGAAGGAGCCTCACCAATGCCAGATTTTGTGTAGGGATCGCCCACGACGCAGATATGCCTGAGCAGATAGATATTGTGTCTAAGTTGGGTACTTAG